CATTCTCCCTCTATGATATAAAGACTAGAGAACTACCGGAGAAGCACGTCTACGCGGCTCTCGCCATAATGCTAATCCTCCGAGTAGCTGAGTACCGGCTATACGGATTGGACGTTCTCTTCCCTTTATGGGTATACATTGTCCTGGACGGCGTAATCCTGGCAGCTACGGCAACTGTGGCAATACTGGGCTTCTTCGGCTGGGGCGACGTAGCGGTATTACTACTCATTACTATGGCTTCGCCTGTAGCCGAAGGTAACTGTATAATAATGCCACCGGCGCTAATGGTCCTCGTATACTATGTGCTGGCAAACGTAGCCATAATGGTGGCTAACCTGGTCGTAAACGTTACGCGCAACATGCACGAACTCAGAAGGTTACCACTCAGGTACAGGCTAAT
The window above is part of the Pyrodictium abyssi genome. Proteins encoded here:
- a CDS encoding A24 family peptidase C-terminal domain-containing protein, with amino-acid sequence MYTEIAAILALLAFSLYDIKTRELPEKHVYAALAIMLILRVAEYRLYGLDVLFPLWVYIVLDGVILAATATVAILGFFGWGDVAVLLLITMASPVAEGNCIIMPPALMVLVYYVLANVAIMVANLVVNVTRNMHELRRLPLRYRLIYALIARPVNVQRLLDKPGWWYPLSLCGNYTVKFNIYLDPDDIVEEVRKAIRKGCTSQSDTVWVTYGIPGVPLFTASYMLTLLVGDKPLLSMLGIRLDSILAG